Proteins encoded within one genomic window of Blattabacterium cuenoti:
- the murA gene encoding UDP-N-acetylglucosamine 1-carboxyvinyltransferase produces the protein MATFKIKGGFSLKGEVKPQGAKNEALQVLCAVLLTSEKLRIKNIPEIGDVKCLIQILKHLGVYVQKNDVGDYTFQAKNIQLEYFSTKKFREYGKYIRGSLMIAGPLLARFGVAWMPIPGGDRIGRRRLDAHLKGFQSLGCSIDYHEDKFFHLYTKKYLTGQYILLEEASITGTANIIMAASLAKGKTTIYNAACEPYIQQLCRLLNKMGAKIKGIASNLINITGVKELGGCTHSLLPDMVEIGSWIGLAAITNSEIKIKNVSWKNLGIIPNTFNKMGIKLEKENDDIYIPSQKSYKIKKLLNNAILTISDAPWPGLTPDLLSILTVVATQAKGSVLIHQKMFESRLFFVDKLIEMGAQIILCDPHRATVIGLNHQSYLRGSLLNSPDIRAGISLLIAALSAKGTSIINNIEQIDRGYENIDQRLRFLGANILRE, from the coding sequence ATGGCTACTTTTAAAATAAAAGGAGGGTTTTCTTTGAAAGGAGAAGTTAAACCTCAAGGGGCAAAGAATGAAGCTTTACAAGTATTGTGTGCTGTTTTATTAACATCAGAAAAACTAAGAATAAAAAATATTCCAGAAATAGGAGATGTAAAATGTTTAATACAAATACTTAAACATTTAGGAGTCTATGTTCAAAAAAATGATGTTGGAGATTATACTTTTCAAGCAAAAAATATTCAACTTGAATATTTCAGTACGAAAAAATTTCGTGAATATGGAAAATATATTAGAGGATCTCTCATGATCGCTGGTCCATTATTAGCTAGATTTGGAGTGGCATGGATGCCTATTCCTGGAGGTGATAGAATTGGTCGTAGACGTTTGGATGCTCATTTAAAAGGATTTCAATCTTTGGGATGTTCTATCGATTATCATGAAGATAAATTTTTTCATTTATATACTAAAAAATATTTAACTGGACAATACATTTTATTAGAAGAAGCATCTATCACTGGAACAGCGAATATTATCATGGCAGCTTCTCTAGCTAAAGGGAAAACAACTATTTACAATGCTGCGTGCGAACCTTATATTCAACAGTTATGTAGACTTTTAAATAAAATGGGAGCTAAAATAAAAGGAATTGCTTCTAATCTAATTAATATAACTGGAGTCAAAGAATTAGGAGGATGTACACATAGTCTTTTACCTGATATGGTAGAAATAGGAAGTTGGATTGGATTAGCAGCAATTACTAATTCTGAAATTAAAATTAAAAATGTGAGTTGGAAAAATTTAGGAATTATTCCGAATACATTTAATAAAATGGGAATCAAGTTAGAAAAAGAAAATGATGATATTTATATTCCATCGCAAAAATCTTATAAAATAAAAAAATTATTAAATAATGCAATATTAACGATTTCTGATGCTCCATGGCCAGGCCTAACTCCAGATTTATTAAGTATTTTAACAGTAGTTGCGACTCAAGCGAAAGGAAGTGTTTTAATTCACCAAAAAATGTTCGAAAGTAGATTGTTTTTTGTAGATAAACTAATTGAAATGGGAGCACAAATTATATTATGTGATCCTCATAGAGCTACTGTGATTGGATTAAATCATCAATCTTATTTACGAGGTTCTTTATTAAACTCTCCAGATATACGAGCAGGAATATCACTTCTCATTGCGGCTCTTTCTGCTAAAGGAACTAGTATTATCAATAATATAGAACAAATAGATAGGGGATATGAAAATATTGATCAAAGATTACGTTTTTTAGGAGCAAACATTTTGCGAGAATAA
- the greA gene encoding transcription elongation factor GreA: protein MEKFEYITKEGLKKLQKEIERLENIERPKISMQIAEARDKGDLSENAEYDAIKEAQGFLEMNIAKLKKKLSNARVIDGSKINKNRVSILSTVRVKNLTYGGEQIYTLVPEGEADLKSGKISINTPISTGLLGKQVGQIAQIKLPNKMILDYEILEIAFSE, encoded by the coding sequence ATGGAAAAATTCGAATATATAACTAAAGAAGGATTAAAAAAACTACAAAAAGAAATAGAAAGACTAGAAAACATAGAACGTCCAAAAATATCCATGCAAATAGCAGAAGCTAGAGACAAAGGAGATCTTTCAGAAAATGCAGAATATGATGCAATAAAAGAAGCTCAAGGATTCTTAGAAATGAATATAGCCAAATTAAAAAAAAAATTATCTAATGCACGAGTTATAGATGGTTCAAAAATAAACAAAAATAGAGTTTCTATTCTTTCTACAGTAAGAGTTAAGAATTTAACATATGGAGGAGAACAAATTTATACTTTAGTTCCAGAAGGAGAAGCAGATTTAAAATCTGGAAAAATTTCCATAAATACTCCTATATCTACAGGATTACTTGGAAAACAAGTGGGACAAATAGCTCAGATTAAACTTCCCAATAAAATGATCCTAGATTACGAAATATTAGAAATAGCATTTAGTGAATAA
- the feoB gene encoding ferrous iron transport protein B — protein MQQRIIKLALIGNPNVGKTSLFNKLTGLNQKVGNYLGVTVDKKIGYFFYENIYYQIIDLPGTYSLYPSSEDEEVVCNLLNNVEDIDYPDKIIVVADSSNIKKSLLLFRQIQDLGFPVLFILNMIDEAKKKGVIIDINELKKLLITEIILINARKGIGVEKIKKKIKNLKKKTKNYFFFNPGLRYHIAIKDVKKNYKINTYQAWYYLANSKNFFKKNNILLNEIRKKHNIISKRLQIKETLDRYEEIGKIFSKTVSEKKKSHLEFSKKIDNYLILHPLWGYLIFFIFLFFIFQSVFLWSEKPKKIIEFFFSFLQRKLENVYPGPLNNFLLKGVLPGISSIITFIPQISVLLFFILLMEESGYISRVIFLMDRIMRPFGLNGKSVVPIISSVACAIPAVMSARHIENPRDRLITILITPFMTCSARLPVYTLIISMIIPDKKWFFIQLRGIVLMAMYLLGILSALSISMILHQFLKKNYKSHLIMEIPTYKRPMFRNIFITLWINLKSFIFNAGKMILLISILIWGLGSFGPSESSKDKDSTTFFENMIKRKELPNSYLGLIGKKIEPFIKPLGYDWKIGIGLLSSFVAREVFVSTMSSVYSIEKKGDLFFLKGKMKKEEDPNTKITTNNNIATGVSLLFFYAFSMQCMSTLSIIKKETKSWKWPILQFIFMTILAYLSSFFVYQILKK, from the coding sequence ATGCAACAAAGAATAATTAAATTAGCACTTATTGGAAATCCAAATGTTGGAAAAACTTCTTTGTTCAATAAACTAACTGGACTTAATCAAAAAGTAGGAAATTATTTAGGAGTTACCGTTGATAAAAAAATAGGATATTTTTTTTATGAAAACATTTATTATCAAATAATAGATCTTCCTGGAACTTATAGTCTATATCCTTCATCTGAAGATGAAGAAGTTGTTTGTAACTTATTAAACAATGTAGAAGATATTGATTATCCAGATAAAATCATTGTGGTAGCAGATTCTTCTAATATTAAAAAAAGCCTTCTATTATTTAGACAAATACAAGATTTAGGATTTCCTGTATTGTTCATATTGAATATGATAGATGAAGCAAAAAAAAAAGGTGTTATCATTGATATCAATGAACTCAAAAAACTTTTGATTACAGAAATTATATTGATCAATGCAAGAAAAGGAATAGGAGTGGAAAAAATTAAAAAAAAAATAAAGAATCTGAAAAAAAAAACGAAAAACTACTTCTTTTTCAATCCGGGACTTCGTTATCATATTGCTATTAAAGATGTAAAAAAAAATTATAAAATAAATACTTACCAAGCTTGGTATTACTTAGCTAACAGTAAAAATTTTTTTAAAAAAAACAATATCCTCCTAAATGAAATTAGGAAAAAACACAATATCATTTCTAAAAGATTGCAAATTAAAGAAACATTAGATAGATATGAAGAAATAGGAAAAATATTCTCTAAAACAGTTTCAGAAAAAAAAAAATCACATTTAGAATTTTCAAAAAAAATAGACAATTACTTGATATTACATCCTTTATGGGGGTATTTGATTTTTTTTATTTTTTTATTTTTTATTTTTCAAAGTGTTTTTTTATGGTCAGAAAAACCTAAAAAAATCATAGAATTTTTTTTTTCTTTTCTTCAAAGAAAACTAGAAAATGTTTATCCAGGCCCTTTAAACAATTTCCTTTTGAAAGGAGTTTTACCAGGAATTAGTTCTATAATTACTTTTATTCCACAAATTTCTGTTTTATTATTTTTTATTCTTCTTATGGAAGAAAGCGGTTATATAAGTCGAGTTATCTTTCTAATGGATAGAATCATGCGTCCATTTGGATTAAATGGAAAAAGTGTAGTTCCTATTATTTCTAGTGTTGCTTGTGCTATCCCAGCTGTAATGTCTGCTAGACATATTGAAAATCCTAGAGATCGTTTAATTACTATTCTAATAACTCCTTTTATGACATGTTCTGCTAGATTACCTGTTTATACATTAATTATATCTATGATTATTCCGGATAAAAAATGGTTTTTTATTCAATTAAGAGGAATAGTTCTTATGGCAATGTACTTATTAGGTATTTTATCCGCTTTGAGCATATCTATGATTCTTCATCAATTTTTAAAAAAAAATTATAAAAGTCATCTTATTATGGAAATTCCTACTTATAAACGTCCTATGTTCAGAAATATATTCATTACTCTGTGGATAAATTTAAAATCATTCATTTTTAATGCAGGAAAAATGATTTTATTAATCAGTATATTAATTTGGGGACTAGGATCTTTTGGGCCTTCAGAATCTTCTAAAGATAAAGATTCTACTACTTTTTTTGAAAATATGATAAAAAGGAAAGAGTTACCTAATTCTTATTTAGGATTAATAGGAAAAAAAATAGAACCTTTTATTAAGCCATTAGGATATGATTGGAAAATAGGAATTGGATTACTTTCTTCTTTTGTAGCAAGAGAAGTTTTTGTTAGTACTATGTCATCAGTCTATAGCATAGAAAAAAAAGGAGATTTATTTTTTTTAAAGGGAAAAATGAAAAAAGAAGAAGACCCTAATACGAAAATTACAACAAATAATAATATTGCTACAGGAGTTTCTTTACTATTTTTTTATGCATTTTCTATGCAATGTATGAGTACATTGTCCATCATAAAAAAAGAAACAAAATCTTGGAAATGGCCTATCTTACAATTTATTTTTATGACAATATTAGCTTATCTTTCTTCTTTTTTTGTATATCAAATATTAAAAAAATAA
- a CDS encoding D-alanine--D-alanine ligase gives MKKKIAIIMGGDTEESVISLKSGKEVYNNLNKEEFEPYQIHLFRDKWFLIDENNHEYSVNKHDFTVSFSKNQILKFDCVFNAIHGTPGEDGIIQAYFHLLKIPYTGCHFHHASITFNKKYCLSFLKEFGIDTAVSFFLNKNESFCEEKIIKKIGLPCFVKPSRSGSSLGISKVYEKKDFFYAVEKAFKIDNEVIIESYLKGTEVSVGVISFKNKIKVLPITEIISKNDFFDFESKYSGKSQEITPARLLPKVEKKIQTLSKKIHQILNLSGISRSEYILVNGVPFFLEINTVPGLSKESIFPKQLKIAGIPLSDLFRNAIYSSIGWK, from the coding sequence ATGAAAAAAAAAATAGCCATTATTATGGGAGGAGATACAGAAGAGTCTGTCATATCACTCAAAAGCGGAAAAGAAGTTTACAATAATTTAAATAAAGAAGAATTTGAACCTTATCAAATACATCTCTTCAGAGATAAATGGTTTTTGATAGATGAAAACAATCATGAATACTCTGTGAATAAACATGATTTTACAGTTTCTTTTTCAAAGAATCAAATTTTAAAATTTGATTGTGTTTTTAATGCTATTCATGGAACTCCAGGAGAAGATGGAATTATACAGGCTTATTTTCATTTATTGAAAATTCCTTATACAGGATGTCATTTTCATCATGCAAGTATAACTTTTAATAAAAAATATTGTTTATCTTTTTTGAAAGAATTTGGAATCGATACAGCTGTCTCCTTTTTTTTGAATAAAAATGAATCTTTTTGCGAGGAAAAAATTATAAAAAAAATAGGACTTCCATGTTTTGTAAAACCTAGTAGATCTGGATCGAGTTTAGGAATATCTAAAGTGTATGAAAAAAAAGATTTCTTTTATGCAGTAGAGAAAGCTTTTAAAATAGATAACGAAGTTATTATAGAATCTTATCTTAAAGGAACAGAAGTCTCCGTAGGAGTGATATCTTTTAAAAACAAAATTAAAGTTTTGCCAATTACAGAAATCATTAGCAAAAATGATTTTTTTGATTTTGAATCAAAATATTCTGGAAAATCTCAAGAAATAACCCCTGCGAGGTTATTACCAAAAGTTGAAAAAAAAATTCAAACTTTATCAAAGAAAATACATCAAATATTGAATTTATCAGGAATATCTAGATCGGAATATATTCTTGTAAATGGAGTTCCATTTTTTTTGGAAATTAACACAGTTCCTGGGCTTTCTAAAGAAAGTATTTTTCCAAAACAATTAAAAATAGCAGGAATTCCTTTATCTGATTTATTTAGAAATGCTATTTATTCTTCTATTGGATGGAAATAG
- a CDS encoding HIT family protein, which produces MNKKNNIFAKIIKNEVFSYKVAENTEHLAFLDIHPIKIGHTLVVPKKNNQEKIFSITEKEFLSLMSFSRKIAIGIEKTIPCNRVGLFVLGFEIPHVHVHLIPMDKESDVGFSYKKKMILSVKDFEILSKKIKKSISIG; this is translated from the coding sequence ATGAATAAAAAAAATAACATTTTCGCAAAAATAATTAAAAACGAAGTTTTTTCTTATAAAGTAGCAGAAAATACTGAACATTTAGCTTTTTTAGATATTCATCCAATAAAAATCGGACATACTTTAGTTGTCCCAAAAAAAAACAATCAAGAAAAAATATTCTCTATAACAGAAAAAGAATTTCTGAGTCTTATGTCTTTTTCTAGAAAAATAGCTATAGGAATTGAAAAAACGATCCCTTGTAATCGTGTGGGATTATTCGTTCTTGGTTTTGAAATTCCTCATGTTCATGTCCATTTAATTCCTATGGATAAAGAAAGTGATGTAGGTTTTTCTTATAAAAAAAAAATGATTTTGTCTGTTAAAGATTTTGAAATTTTATCAAAAAAAATAAAAAAATCTATATCTATAGGATGA
- a CDS encoding DUF4290 domain-containing protein, with amino-acid sequence MEYNTNRFKLVIPEYGRNIHKMIDYAIQIKNRKKRNRCAWSIIKLMTSSTSPRFNKEIPYFQHKLWNQLFIMSKYQLDVDPPFPKPNPEKMKIKCKKVVYPEYITNFRYYGKIIRNMIHVAIHCKNRQKKEGLFYAIANTMKKNYLRWNKNIVEDDVIFQDLKELSKGKICLMNNTDNTLIQCSHILFNSKRKKNYINRKNKI; translated from the coding sequence ATGGAATATAATACTAACCGTTTCAAATTGGTTATTCCAGAATATGGAAGAAATATTCATAAAATGATAGACTATGCAATACAAATAAAAAATAGAAAAAAACGTAACAGATGTGCATGGAGTATCATTAAACTAATGACTTCTTCTACTAGTCCAAGATTTAACAAAGAAATTCCATATTTTCAACATAAATTATGGAATCAATTGTTTATTATGTCCAAATATCAATTGGATGTTGATCCTCCTTTTCCAAAACCAAATCCAGAAAAAATGAAAATAAAATGTAAAAAAGTTGTATATCCAGAATATATAACCAATTTTAGATATTATGGAAAAATCATAAGAAATATGATACATGTAGCAATTCATTGTAAAAATAGACAAAAAAAAGAAGGATTGTTCTATGCTATAGCAAATACAATGAAAAAAAATTATTTAAGATGGAATAAAAATATTGTAGAAGATGATGTCATATTTCAAGATTTGAAAGAACTTTCAAAAGGAAAAATATGTTTGATGAATAATACGGATAATACATTGATACAATGTTCCCATATTTTATTCAATTCAAAAAGAAAAAAAAATTATATAAACAGAAAAAACAAAATATGA
- a CDS encoding FeoA family protein has translation MKKNLNLSNLKKGEKGIIKGYKNENFPLKLLELGVLPGVKFEILFVSIFYDPLCIRYDQSCLALRKKEAENILIEPI, from the coding sequence TTGAAAAAAAATTTGAATTTATCTAATCTAAAAAAAGGAGAAAAAGGAATTATTAAAGGATATAAAAATGAGAATTTTCCTCTCAAATTATTAGAATTGGGAGTTTTGCCTGGAGTCAAATTTGAAATACTTTTTGTTTCTATTTTTTATGATCCACTTTGTATTAGATACGATCAATCTTGTTTAGCTTTGCGTAAAAAAGAAGCGGAAAATATTTTAATAGAACCTATTTGA
- a CDS encoding cation diffusion facilitator family transporter, with protein MDDNNIKINWSIQKWICFVSVLIFFIKLITWHITSSLSVFSDAMESITNIFSGFIGLYSLYISSLPKDHNHPYGHGKIEFISTAIEGFFIFIVGIVIFIKTLIHLNKNIMNETFLLRLDYGIFLMLFTAIINYFLGFFACKIGNKNGTLTLVASGKHLQIDTYSTLGIIIGLTLLNITKWIWIDPIISIIFSSLILYTGLKLLRNATAGIMDESDKKLLNKLSFYLNEKRDLHWIDLHHLKIIKYGSALHVDCHLTVPWFFNIKEANKEVQKLTDLTKKKFGNKVELSVHVDACTKHHCIFCFNHSCQFRQNFFQEKILWTLDKTSY; from the coding sequence ATGGATGATAACAACATAAAAATCAATTGGAGTATCCAAAAATGGATTTGTTTTGTCTCAGTATTGATATTTTTTATAAAGTTAATTACTTGGCATATAACTTCTTCTCTTTCTGTATTCAGTGATGCGATGGAAAGCATAACAAATATATTTAGTGGTTTTATAGGATTATATAGCCTTTATATCTCCTCTTTACCTAAAGATCATAATCACCCATATGGTCATGGAAAAATAGAATTTATATCTACTGCAATAGAAGGTTTTTTTATTTTTATTGTAGGAATCGTCATTTTTATAAAAACTTTAATACATCTTAATAAAAATATTATGAATGAAACTTTTTTATTAAGATTAGATTATGGAATTTTTTTAATGTTATTCACGGCTATTATCAATTATTTTCTAGGTTTTTTTGCTTGTAAAATAGGAAATAAAAATGGAACTTTAACACTAGTCGCTAGTGGGAAACATCTTCAAATAGATACTTATTCTACTCTTGGAATAATTATAGGATTAACATTGTTAAATATAACTAAATGGATATGGATAGATCCTATTATTTCTATTATTTTTTCATCCTTAATTCTATATACGGGATTAAAATTATTAAGAAATGCTACAGCTGGAATTATGGATGAATCTGATAAAAAACTCTTAAATAAATTATCTTTTTATCTAAATGAAAAAAGAGATCTCCATTGGATAGATCTTCATCATTTAAAAATTATTAAATATGGAAGTGCGTTACATGTTGATTGTCATTTAACTGTTCCATGGTTTTTTAATATTAAAGAAGCCAATAAAGAAGTACAAAAATTAACGGATTTAACAAAGAAAAAATTTGGAAATAAAGTAGAACTCTCCGTACATGTAGATGCTTGTACAAAACATCATTGTATATTTTGTTTCAATCATTCATGTCAATTTAGACAAAATTTTTTTCAAGAAAAAATTCTTTGGACATTAGATAAGACTTCATATTAA
- a CDS encoding alpha/beta fold hydrolase, protein MFILYNKTNIYYKIKGNKSGIAIIFLHGFMESLEIFLPISNFLSKKYKVILIDFPGHGKSSFFNLEKKIFSMEKSAEIIKLILEKEKIEKAIFIGHSMGGYIALAFAEKNPEILLGLCLLHSTASSDTLERKKNRIRSIQLITENYPLFVSTNLNKLFNPNKFNLLQKEFHFLKKIALSTSVCSVISFLRGMSIRKDRKFVLRNTKFPKLYIIGLYDLILDPKKIIEESKSGYKSYSINIPTGHMGPLENSKKIIEILENFVFHCIMK, encoded by the coding sequence ATGTTTATATTATACAATAAAACAAATATTTACTACAAAATAAAAGGAAATAAAAGTGGAATAGCCATTATTTTTTTGCATGGATTTATGGAAAGCTTAGAAATTTTTTTACCAATTTCCAATTTTCTTTCAAAAAAATACAAAGTCATTTTAATAGATTTTCCTGGTCATGGAAAAAGTTCTTTTTTCAATTTAGAAAAAAAAATTTTTTCTATGGAAAAATCTGCTGAGATAATAAAATTAATTTTAGAAAAAGAAAAAATAGAAAAAGCAATTTTTATTGGTCATTCTATGGGAGGATATATTGCTTTAGCTTTTGCAGAAAAAAATCCAGAAATCCTTTTAGGATTATGTTTACTTCATTCTACAGCATCATCTGATACACTGGAAAGAAAAAAAAACCGTATTAGATCTATACAACTTATAACAGAGAATTACCCTCTATTTGTTTCTACTAATCTCAATAAATTATTTAATCCTAACAAATTTAATTTGTTACAAAAAGAATTTCATTTTTTAAAGAAAATAGCATTATCTACTTCTGTTTGCAGTGTTATTTCTTTTTTAAGAGGAATGTCTATTCGAAAAGATAGAAAATTTGTATTAAGAAACACAAAATTTCCAAAATTATATATTATAGGTCTTTATGATTTAATTCTTGATCCCAAAAAAATTATTGAGGAATCAAAAAGTGGATATAAAAGTTATTCTATTAACATTCCCACAGGTCATATGGGTCCACTAGAAAATTCAAAAAAAATAATCGAAATTTTGGAAAATTTTGTATTTCATTGCATTATGAAATAA
- a CDS encoding type III pantothenate kinase: MLLTINIGNSSLRFGLFNNNYNFKCNCSWIINSNPHRSLDEYILLFRNIYQQYGILSKLIQNIVIGSVVPSLTNIVEQSLYEIHKIKPIIVDRNSDSPIKHYSHQLGTDLYANAIAAYTLYKHKKTTLVVVDFGTALSLTCIDNKYGKLQGIIIAPGVNSSLTALIGNTAQLSQIELKKPPSLLGQYTETCIQSGIIYGYISMVEGLITRINKELKTNCFVIATGGLSHIYTPLTKKIHLKDKLHTIKGLKILFHWNHNQ; the protein is encoded by the coding sequence ATGTTGTTAACCATAAATATTGGAAATTCAAGTCTTCGTTTTGGACTATTTAATAATAATTATAATTTCAAATGTAATTGTTCATGGATTATTAATAGTAATCCTCATAGATCATTAGATGAATATATTTTATTATTTAGAAATATATATCAACAATATGGAATTCTATCAAAATTAATACAAAATATTGTGATTGGATCTGTCGTTCCCTCTCTTACAAATATTGTTGAACAATCCTTATATGAAATTCATAAAATAAAACCAATAATAGTAGATAGAAATTCTGATTCTCCAATCAAACATTATTCTCATCAATTGGGAACAGATTTATATGCTAATGCGATAGCTGCATATACATTGTATAAACATAAAAAAACAACTTTAGTTGTTGTAGATTTTGGAACTGCATTAAGTTTAACTTGTATAGATAATAAATATGGAAAACTTCAAGGAATTATTATAGCTCCAGGAGTTAATAGTTCATTAACAGCATTGATTGGGAATACAGCTCAACTTTCACAAATAGAATTGAAAAAGCCTCCTAGTCTATTAGGACAATATACTGAAACATGTATTCAAAGTGGAATTATATATGGATATATAAGTATGGTAGAAGGACTTATAACTCGTATTAATAAAGAATTAAAAACAAATTGTTTTGTTATTGCAACTGGGGGCCTTTCTCATATATACACTCCTTTAACCAAAAAAATTCATCTTAAAGATAAATTACATACAATAAAAGGGTTAAAAATATTATTTCATTGGAATCATAATCAATAA
- a CDS encoding 5-formyltetrahydrofolate cyclo-ligase, translating into MENCFFDEKTFLRVNQYGILEPRKKNIIPPDLIEVIFIPLLVFDNKGYRVGYGKGFYDRFIRLCKNNVIKIGLSFFSPVKKIEPLHKNDLILDIGITVKKVFFFNNSIKKYLKNIPDNNHHHDKTNH; encoded by the coding sequence ATAGAGAATTGTTTTTTTGATGAAAAAACTTTTTTAAGAGTAAATCAATATGGAATTCTAGAACCTAGAAAAAAAAATATAATTCCTCCTGATCTTATTGAGGTGATATTTATTCCATTATTAGTTTTTGATAATAAAGGATATCGTGTTGGATATGGAAAAGGATTTTATGATAGATTTATTAGACTATGTAAAAACAATGTTATCAAAATAGGGTTAAGTTTTTTTTCCCCTGTAAAAAAAATTGAACCTCTTCATAAAAATGATCTTATCCTAGATATAGGAATCACTGTCAAGAAAGTTTTTTTTTTCAATAATTCAATAAAAAAATACCTTAAAAATATCCCAGACAATAACCATCATCATGATAAGACTAATCATTAA
- the rseP gene encoding RIP metalloprotease RseP yields MMSIFIRSIQLFLSISILIVIHELGHFLFAKIFKVRVEKFFLFFDPWFSIFKKKIGQTIYGIGWLPLGGYVKISGMILDENSYLDNKKKDWEFRSKSAIKRLLIISGGILFNVLLSIIIFSSLLFKYGEKNLPTKNVKFGIEVDSFGKKIGLENGDRILLINGKYISYFNDIPKSIILGNSITVDRMGKIINLSLTDEKKRFLFDRKEFRFFIKPRIPPIVNYVIKNSEADKSGLKKDDKIIEVNSEFVLFSDQLKDLLSRYKNTTINLSINRNGSLIQKKVFLNKKGFLGIFLKNFMDLDQIFSFEKKNFSVIESLSYGGKRTWEVLKNQIFFLKNVFHIKTKAYKQIGSFFSMVKEFPSQWNWDIFWSLTATLSIWLAFLNLFPIPSLDGGYIFFILIEMITQKRIKEIVIERSTFIGFLMISLIMMMVIVWDIFKVFFY; encoded by the coding sequence ATAATGTCTATTTTTATTCGATCTATACAGTTGTTTCTCAGTATTTCTATATTGATTGTTATTCACGAATTGGGTCATTTTTTATTTGCTAAAATATTTAAAGTACGTGTTGAAAAATTTTTTTTGTTTTTTGACCCTTGGTTTTCTATTTTCAAAAAAAAAATAGGACAAACTATTTATGGAATAGGATGGCTTCCTTTAGGAGGTTATGTTAAAATATCTGGAATGATTTTAGATGAAAATTCATATTTAGATAATAAAAAAAAAGATTGGGAGTTTCGTTCAAAATCTGCAATAAAACGATTATTAATTATATCAGGAGGAATTCTTTTCAATGTATTATTATCTATAATCATTTTTTCTTCTTTATTATTTAAATATGGAGAAAAAAATCTTCCTACAAAAAATGTCAAATTTGGAATTGAAGTAGATTCTTTTGGAAAAAAAATTGGGTTAGAAAATGGAGATCGTATTTTATTAATAAATGGAAAATATATCTCTTACTTCAATGATATTCCTAAATCGATTATTTTGGGAAATTCAATTACTGTAGATAGAATGGGGAAAATAATTAATTTATCATTAACCGATGAGAAAAAAAGATTTCTTTTTGATAGAAAAGAATTTAGGTTTTTTATTAAACCTCGCATTCCTCCTATTGTAAACTATGTAATAAAAAATTCAGAAGCAGATAAATCAGGACTGAAAAAAGATGATAAAATTATAGAAGTAAACTCTGAATTTGTTTTATTTTCTGACCAATTAAAAGATCTTTTATCAAGATATAAAAATACAACGATTAATTTATCTATTAATAGAAATGGTTCTCTTATTCAAAAAAAAGTTTTTTTAAATAAAAAAGGATTTTTAGGAATTTTTTTAAAAAATTTTATGGATTTGGATCAAATTTTTTCATTTGAAAAAAAGAATTTTTCTGTAATTGAAAGTTTGTCTTACGGTGGGAAAAGAACTTGGGAAGTATTAAAAAATCAAATTTTTTTTCTGAAAAATGTTTTTCATATAAAAACTAAAGCTTATAAACAAATAGGCAGTTTTTTTTCCATGGTAAAAGAATTTCCTTCTCAATGGAACTGGGATATTTTTTGGTCTTTAACAGCTACTTTGTCTATATGGTTAGCTTTTCTAAATCTATTTCCTATTCCATCATTAGATGGAGGATATATATTCTTCATTTTAATAGAAATGATCACACAAAAAAGAATTAAAGAAATCGTTATTGAACGTTCTACTTTCATTGGATTTTTAATGATTAGTCTTATCATGATGATGGTTATTGTCTGGGATATTTTTAAGGTATTTTTTTATTGA